TCAGTGCGGTTTTACCGTAGAGACCATTCAGTTTTTTTCAAAGTACGGCTATCCCTTTGAAGTTGTCAATGTATTGGACAACATGCAGAAGCGCGAAGCATTGAGCCAAATGACCAACTGGCCGACCCTTCCGAAAGTATTCATCGGCGGTAATTTCTA
This window of the Candidatus Nitrohelix vancouverensis genome carries:
- a CDS encoding glutaredoxin, with the translated sequence MSGIQEEIKSEIESNKILIYGKGTKSAPQCGFTVETIQFFSKYGYPFEVVNVLDNMQKREALSQMTNWPTLPKVFIGGNFYGDTDILDEMEAKGEVEPLLKTTFGE